In Paralcaligenes sp. KSB-10, the following are encoded in one genomic region:
- the minD gene encoding septum site-determining protein MinD, which produces MARIVVVTSGKGGVGKTTTSASFSSGLAMRGHKTAVIDFDVGLRNLDLIMGCERRVVYDFVNVIQGEATLNQALIRDKQLENLFILPASQTRDKDALSQDGVEKVLNDLKDMGFEYIVCDSPAGIETGALMASYFADDALVVTNPEVSSVRDSDRILGILSAKSFRAVKGEEPIKEFLLLTRYNPKRVADGEMLSLKDIEDILRIKLIGVIPESESVLQASNQGVPAIHIRDSDVSTAYQDVVARYLGEEKKLRFVDYEKPGLFKRLFGGK; this is translated from the coding sequence ATGGCGCGAATTGTTGTGGTGACGTCCGGCAAAGGCGGCGTGGGTAAAACTACCACGAGTGCCAGCTTCTCTTCTGGCTTGGCCATGCGCGGTCACAAGACCGCAGTGATCGATTTCGACGTCGGTTTACGCAACCTGGATCTGATCATGGGCTGCGAACGTCGTGTCGTGTACGACTTCGTCAATGTAATTCAAGGCGAAGCCACCCTCAACCAGGCCCTCATCCGCGACAAGCAACTGGAAAACCTGTTCATATTGCCTGCGTCCCAAACGCGCGATAAAGATGCCTTGTCGCAAGATGGCGTCGAAAAAGTGCTCAACGATCTCAAGGACATGGGTTTCGAGTACATAGTCTGCGACTCGCCTGCCGGCATAGAAACCGGGGCGCTGATGGCCTCTTATTTCGCCGACGACGCATTGGTCGTCACCAATCCCGAGGTTTCGTCGGTGCGCGACTCCGACCGGATCCTGGGTATTTTGTCCGCCAAATCGTTTCGCGCCGTCAAAGGCGAAGAACCCATCAAAGAATTCCTGCTGCTGACTCGCTACAATCCGAAGCGTGTGGCCGACGGCGAAATGCTGTCGCTCAAAGACATCGAAGACATCCTGCGCATCAAGTTGATAGGCGTGATTCCCGAGTCCGAATCAGTACTGCAGGCCTCCAACCAGGGGGTTCCGGCCATTCATATCCGCGACAGCGACGTTTCCACCGCCTACCAAGACGTGGTGGCTCGCTATCTGGGAGAAGAAAAAAAGCTGCGCTTTGTCGACTACGAAAAACCCGGCCTGTTCAAGCGCCTGTTCGGAGGGAAATAA
- the minE gene encoding cell division topological specificity factor MinE, whose amino-acid sequence MSFLSFLLGQKKTSASVAKDRLQLILINERGGSRAPDFLPQLQQELVAVISKYVKINPEDIKVNLDRQDSLEILEVKIEMPQAEAASS is encoded by the coding sequence ATGTCCTTTCTTTCTTTCCTGCTCGGGCAAAAAAAGACCTCCGCCAGTGTCGCCAAAGATCGCCTGCAACTCATCCTCATCAACGAACGCGGCGGCAGCCGCGCTCCCGACTTCCTGCCCCAGTTGCAGCAGGAACTGGTGGCGGTTATTTCCAAATACGTCAAGATCAACCCGGAAGACATCAAAGTGAATCTTGATCGCCAGGATTCCCTGGAAATTCTTGAAGTCAAGATCGAGATGCCCCAGGCCGAGGCGGCCAGCAGCTGA
- a CDS encoding glycine zipper 2TM domain-containing protein: protein MKLNSICKFAVVAVLVAATAGCSSWDSMSRRQKSTVTGAGIGGVAGAVITGGGVLGTVGGAAIGGIIGDQVGKH, encoded by the coding sequence GTGAAATTAAACTCAATCTGCAAATTCGCGGTAGTAGCGGTGCTGGTGGCAGCTACTGCGGGCTGCTCGTCCTGGGATAGCATGAGCCGTCGTCAAAAAAGCACGGTAACCGGTGCCGGTATCGGCGGCGTGGCGGGTGCCGTGATTACCGGCGGAGGCGTGCTTGGTACGGTTGGTGGCGCCGCCATCGGCGGGATTATTGGCGATCAGGTCGGCAAACACTGA
- a CDS encoding isochorismatase family protein, with amino-acid sequence MRQLRAEDSVLVVVDMQTRLLPAIHDCMQLLARAQALAGAARLLDIPVIATEHCAAKIGPTATDLRPFLHHIVHKMHFNAASEPGFVEQLPGKRSRVLLIGTEAHVCVLQTALGLMDLGLCPVLVADCIGSRRQSDRHIALARAAHYGIEVVSAEMAMFEWLESAHHPRFKEVLALIKSCNTRPMPEGP; translated from the coding sequence ATGAGGCAATTGCGCGCCGAGGATTCCGTTCTGGTGGTGGTCGACATGCAAACCCGTTTGCTGCCGGCCATACATGACTGCATGCAATTGCTGGCCCGGGCCCAGGCTCTGGCCGGCGCGGCGCGCTTGCTGGATATCCCTGTGATTGCCACCGAGCATTGCGCAGCGAAAATCGGTCCCACTGCGACAGATCTGCGTCCATTCCTGCATCATATTGTGCATAAAATGCATTTTAATGCGGCTAGTGAGCCTGGTTTCGTTGAACAATTGCCTGGGAAACGATCGCGTGTGTTGTTAATCGGCACGGAAGCGCATGTATGTGTGTTACAAACTGCATTGGGCCTGATGGACCTGGGTTTATGCCCGGTATTGGTCGCCGACTGCATTGGGTCCAGGCGTCAGTCCGATCGCCACATTGCGCTTGCCCGGGCAGCGCACTATGGTATCGAGGTGGTGAGCGCCGAAATGGCTATGTTCGAGTGGCTGGAGTCGGCGCATCACCCTCGCTTCAAGGAAGTGCTGGCCCTGATCAAGTCGTGCAATACAAGGCCGATGCCTGAAGGGCCTTGA
- the ettA gene encoding energy-dependent translational throttle protein EttA, with translation MAQYVYTMNRVGKIVPPKRQILRDISLSFFPGAKIGVLGLNGSGKSTLLKIMAGIDQEIEGEAVPMPGIKIGYLPQEPQLDPEHSVRESVEAGLGEIFTARKRLDEVYAAYSEPDADFDKLASEQAELEAVIAAAASSGADDIEHQMEIAADALRLPPWDATIGQLSGGEKRRVALCRLLLSKPDMLLLDEPTNHLDAESVEWLEQFLHKFPGTVVGVTHDRYFLDNAAEWILELDRGYGIPWKGNYSSWLEQKEARLEKEEASESSRQKTIKKELEWVRQSPKGRQAKAKARLARFEELSSHEYQKRNETQEIFIPVAERLGNEVIEFDNVCKGYGDRLLIDKLSFRIPAGAIVGIIGANGAGKSTLFRMMAGKEQADSGEVRIGKTVQVAFVDQSRESLPDDKTVFDAVSDGADLLTVGKFEMASRAYLGRFNFKGADQNKLVGKLSGGERGRLHLAKTLLTGGNVLLLDEPSNDLDVETLRALEDALLEFAGCVLVISHDRWFLDRIATHILAFEGDSQVVFFDGNYQEYEADKRRRLGEEGAKPKRLRYKALK, from the coding sequence ATGGCTCAATACGTATACACGATGAATCGGGTGGGCAAAATCGTGCCGCCCAAGCGGCAGATCCTGCGCGACATTTCCCTGTCTTTTTTTCCCGGCGCGAAAATCGGCGTTCTGGGCCTGAACGGCTCGGGCAAGTCCACGCTGCTTAAAATCATGGCCGGCATCGATCAAGAGATCGAAGGCGAAGCCGTTCCCATGCCCGGCATCAAAATTGGCTATCTGCCTCAGGAGCCTCAACTGGATCCCGAGCATTCCGTGCGCGAGTCGGTTGAAGCGGGCCTGGGCGAGATCTTCACGGCGCGCAAGCGGCTTGACGAGGTTTATGCCGCTTACTCCGAGCCCGATGCCGATTTTGACAAACTGGCCAGCGAACAGGCCGAGCTCGAAGCGGTCATCGCGGCGGCGGCATCCAGCGGCGCCGACGACATCGAGCATCAAATGGAGATTGCGGCCGACGCGCTGCGGCTGCCTCCGTGGGACGCGACCATAGGCCAGCTGTCGGGCGGCGAAAAACGCCGGGTAGCCTTGTGCCGCCTGCTGCTGTCCAAGCCCGATATGCTCTTGCTCGATGAGCCGACCAACCACCTGGATGCTGAAAGCGTCGAATGGCTGGAACAGTTTCTGCACAAATTTCCGGGCACTGTGGTCGGAGTGACACACGATCGCTATTTTCTCGACAATGCGGCTGAATGGATCCTGGAGCTGGACCGCGGCTATGGCATTCCCTGGAAAGGCAACTACAGCTCCTGGCTCGAGCAGAAAGAAGCCCGCCTCGAGAAAGAAGAAGCGTCCGAATCGTCTCGCCAGAAAACCATCAAGAAAGAGCTCGAGTGGGTGCGTCAGAGTCCCAAGGGACGCCAGGCCAAGGCCAAGGCGCGCTTGGCGCGTTTCGAGGAATTGTCGTCGCACGAATACCAGAAGCGTAACGAGACACAAGAGATTTTTATTCCCGTTGCCGAGCGCCTGGGCAATGAAGTCATCGAATTCGATAACGTCTGCAAGGGCTATGGCGATCGCCTGTTGATCGACAAGCTCAGTTTCAGGATTCCGGCCGGAGCGATCGTGGGCATTATCGGTGCCAACGGTGCGGGTAAATCCACGCTGTTTCGCATGATGGCGGGCAAGGAACAGGCCGATTCGGGCGAGGTCAGGATCGGCAAAACCGTGCAGGTGGCTTTTGTGGATCAGTCGCGCGAGTCGTTGCCCGACGATAAAACGGTGTTTGATGCCGTTTCCGATGGGGCCGATCTGCTGACGGTGGGCAAGTTCGAAATGGCCTCGCGCGCCTACCTGGGGCGCTTCAATTTCAAGGGGGCCGATCAGAACAAGCTCGTCGGCAAGCTGTCCGGAGGCGAGCGCGGCCGCCTGCATCTGGCCAAGACGCTACTCACGGGCGGCAATGTATTGCTGCTGGATGAACCGTCGAACGATCTGGACGTCGAAACCCTGCGGGCGCTCGAAGATGCCTTGCTGGAATTTGCGGGCTGCGTGCTGGTCATCAGTCATGACCGCTGGTTCCTGGATCGTATCGCCACGCATATCCTGGCTTTCGAGGGCGATTCGCAAGTCGTGTTTTTCGACGGCAACTACCAGGAGTATGAGGCCGACAAGAGGCGTCGCCTGGGCGAGGAAGGGGCCAAGCCCAAACGCCTGCGCTACAAGGCCCTGAAATAA
- a CDS encoding glycosyltransferase family 2 protein, translated as MPSTWRHLFTVLTPSYNRADTLGRVYASLCGQSFQDFEWLVVDDGSTDNTRARVLQWQQEARFPVRYAWQPNQHKKTAFNHGVREAQGELIVALDSDDSLDADALDAMARAWSGISPQDRPRFVAVTGLCARPDGGIVGDRFPEDVLDASVLDMTFKYRVRGEKFGCMRTEVLRQFPFPDEIPGFVPESLVWRAMARAGFQTRFVNQVFRVYYDSPDSLSMQGRNSQQHALGLWLLAHDTVVKCLPWFRYQPQAFFVAAARYTRFALHIRRTGQALPADRPLTGLGSRLLVVAMWPVGALLYGRDRFRR; from the coding sequence ATGCCCAGCACCTGGCGTCATCTTTTTACCGTTTTGACTCCCAGCTACAACCGGGCGGATACGCTTGGGCGCGTGTATGCCTCATTGTGCGGGCAGTCGTTTCAGGATTTCGAGTGGCTGGTCGTGGACGACGGCTCGACCGACAATACCCGGGCGCGGGTTCTGCAGTGGCAGCAAGAGGCGCGTTTTCCGGTTCGCTATGCCTGGCAGCCCAACCAGCACAAGAAAACCGCATTCAATCATGGTGTGCGCGAAGCCCAGGGCGAATTGATCGTCGCCCTGGATAGCGACGACAGCCTGGACGCCGATGCGCTCGATGCCATGGCGCGGGCCTGGTCCGGGATATCGCCTCAGGATCGTCCCCGCTTTGTGGCGGTTACGGGTTTGTGCGCCAGGCCAGACGGCGGCATTGTGGGCGATAGATTCCCCGAGGACGTGTTGGATGCAAGCGTGCTCGATATGACATTCAAGTACCGCGTCCGGGGTGAAAAGTTCGGCTGCATGCGCACCGAGGTGCTGCGCCAGTTTCCGTTTCCCGACGAGATTCCCGGCTTTGTCCCCGAAAGCCTGGTGTGGCGCGCGATGGCGCGGGCCGGATTCCAGACTCGTTTTGTCAACCAGGTTTTTCGGGTTTATTACGACAGCCCTGATTCGCTGTCGATGCAGGGCCGCAACAGTCAGCAGCACGCTTTGGGGCTCTGGCTGCTGGCGCACGATACGGTGGTCAAGTGCCTGCCCTGGTTTCGCTATCAGCCGCAGGCTTTCTTCGTTGCGGCGGCCCGCTACACACGCTTCGCCCTGCATATCCGGCGGACCGGGCAGGCCCTGCCGGCCGATCGTCCTCTTACAGGGCTGGGCTCGCGCCTGCTGGTCGTGGCCATGTGGCCTGTGGGCGCACTGCTGTATGGCCGCGACCGCTTTCGCCGCTAA
- the uvrA gene encoding excinuclease ABC subunit UvrA → MSSQIRIIGARQNNLKNLDVSINTGELLVLTGVSGSGKSSLAFDTLYAEGQRRYVETFSPYARQFLDRMDKPQVERIEGILPAIAIDQVNPVRNSRSTVGTMTELNDHLKLMYARMSRLYCQCCAAEVQRDSAESIQRHLALRSDLHQARMVVAFPVVIPANFTEEEVRGFLEQQGYTRIHHEETITRTVPAAAKGKGKGRRSDKTEKLRVLHVTQDRFRYANAETARVMEALDAALKQGDGHLAIHTTNDGSEDETVLRFSNRLHCAHCNIEYSPTLPSTFSFNSPLGACESCRGFGRVMGIDYGLVVPDEKKTLNEGAVKPWQTASYKECQLEMERYAPAAGVRLSVPWKDLREDEKNWVINGTADWKGGQNAWKTQWYGAQRFFDWLESRAYKMHVRVLLSKYRSYTPCPACGGSRLKPDATLWRLGDAKGRADDPYPRFMPVHAQWTREQLNALPGLGIHDLMRLPIAQVQQFFADIHFGTALDAAVDLLLGEVRTRLKFLCDVGLGYLSLDRQSRTLSGGEVQRINLTTALGTSLVNTLFVLDEPSIGLHPRDMHRVVEVMHRLRANGNTLVVVEHDPQVMIAADRILDIGPGPGERGGQIVFDGTPDQLRNADTLTGNYLGSRLRVEAPRPMPVAANTPRLVLDGVNANNLKQVTIEIPLGRLVCVTGVSGSGKSTLIQDVLYPAILKHMGKPTEPPGAYAHLLGVEQIADVVMVNQTPIGKTARSNPASYVGAFDAIRKLFAQAAVSKERGYTPGTFSFNSGDGRCPTCGGTGFEHVEMQFLSDVYLRCPDCDGKRFRPEILEVRVEHLGRSASIDQVLEMTVHEALEFFSGLRDVQTGLAPLADVGLEYVRLGQPVPTLSGGEAQRLKLAGHLAAAARSGISSAKVAKKGSLFLFDEPTTGLHFDDVARLMRAFRKLLAAGHSLLVIEHNLDVIRAADWLIDLGPEGGDAGGQVVGFGTPGDLTGNALSHTGRALLAYTSAIVYEEESQRAKALAEPQAAYGDGKGTPLQSLVGRRGRRSIDILNAREHNLKGINVSIPHDTFTVITGVSGSGKSTLAFDILFNEGQRRYLESLNAYARAIVQPAGKPDVDAIYGIPPTVAIEQRTSRGGRKSTVATMTEIHHFLRLLYVKLGTQMCPTCHVPVEPQKPEQIVAQLLRDHKGQHLGILAPLVVARKGYYTELAKWASGKGHSHLRVDGEFIPVAPWPRLDRYKEHTIELPVADLLIDPAQEPALREAIRSALEHGHGSLSVLLDLTRDTPAPLADRRAAGLNGGGSQLHFSVKRACPSCGTSYPEPDPRLFSYNSKHGWCTGCFGTGLQLSGFDAEQTGEETAWNAWYEGETETCQSCNGERLNPLARAFRWHDRSIAELAALPVSDAQTFFTGLVSHGREAEIARDILTEIRGRLNFMQEVGLGYLALDRAAPTLSGGEAQRIRLAAQLGSNLQGVCYVLDEPTIGLHSRDNQILLNALARLEGNGNTLVVVEHDEDTIRRASHIIDIGPGAGVRGGRVVAQGTAQDLIDNPESITGRYLKHPLHHPLQARRAVDRQTPMLEIVGAHLHNLHNVRARIPVGRLSAITGVSGSGKSTLAREVLLENLAHAVSLRKAPTWQGCTGITGWEQIDRVLEVDQTPIGKTPRSCPATYVGFWNDVRKLFADTREARIRGWSTARFSFNTGEGRCPICEGQGLRTLEMSFLPDVKVPCDACGGERFNRDTLNVTLREKSAGEVLKLEVDEAIGYFAAHPKIARPLQLMQDVGLGYLTLGQPSPTLSGGEAQRIKLVTELVKAHLTEGVIKTGRASRIPHTLYVLDEPTVGLSMADVEKLIHVLHRLVDAGNTVVVIEHNLDVIAEADWVLDMGPEGGNGGGRVVAEGSPEQVIARKQTSHTGAVLDTFMEAAR, encoded by the coding sequence ATGAGCTCACAAATCCGCATTATTGGCGCGCGCCAAAACAACCTGAAAAACCTTGATGTGTCGATCAATACCGGGGAACTTCTGGTTCTGACCGGAGTATCCGGTTCGGGCAAAAGCTCCCTGGCCTTCGACACGCTGTATGCCGAAGGCCAGCGGCGCTACGTAGAGACTTTTTCCCCCTACGCGCGCCAGTTCCTGGACCGCATGGATAAGCCGCAGGTGGAACGCATCGAAGGCATCTTGCCCGCTATTGCCATCGACCAGGTCAACCCGGTGCGCAACTCGCGCAGCACCGTGGGCACCATGACCGAGCTCAACGATCATTTGAAGCTGATGTATGCGCGCATGAGCCGCCTGTATTGCCAGTGTTGCGCGGCCGAGGTTCAGCGCGACAGCGCCGAATCCATCCAGCGCCACCTGGCCCTGCGCAGCGACTTGCACCAGGCACGCATGGTCGTCGCCTTCCCCGTCGTTATTCCGGCGAACTTCACCGAAGAAGAAGTACGCGGTTTTCTCGAACAGCAAGGCTATACGCGCATCCATCACGAAGAAACCATTACGCGCACCGTACCTGCCGCCGCGAAAGGCAAAGGAAAGGGACGCCGTTCGGACAAGACCGAAAAGCTGCGGGTGCTGCATGTCACGCAGGACCGGTTCCGCTATGCCAACGCCGAAACAGCGCGTGTCATGGAAGCCCTGGATGCGGCACTCAAGCAGGGCGACGGGCATCTGGCAATCCACACCACAAACGACGGCAGCGAGGATGAAACCGTCCTGCGCTTCAGCAACCGCCTGCACTGCGCCCACTGCAATATCGAATACTCCCCTACTTTGCCGAGCACGTTTTCGTTCAACTCGCCGCTGGGCGCCTGCGAATCGTGCCGCGGTTTCGGCCGGGTCATGGGCATAGACTACGGCCTGGTCGTGCCGGACGAAAAAAAGACGCTTAACGAAGGAGCGGTCAAGCCCTGGCAAACCGCCAGCTACAAAGAATGCCAGCTCGAAATGGAGCGTTATGCGCCCGCCGCCGGCGTGCGCCTGAGCGTGCCCTGGAAAGACCTGCGGGAAGACGAAAAAAACTGGGTCATCAACGGCACCGCCGACTGGAAAGGCGGCCAGAATGCCTGGAAAACGCAGTGGTACGGCGCGCAGCGGTTTTTCGACTGGCTGGAGTCGCGCGCCTACAAAATGCATGTGCGCGTGCTGCTCTCGAAATACCGCAGCTACACACCCTGCCCGGCCTGCGGCGGCTCGCGCCTGAAGCCCGATGCGACGCTCTGGCGTCTGGGCGATGCCAAAGGCCGCGCCGACGATCCTTACCCGCGCTTCATGCCGGTGCATGCGCAATGGACCCGCGAACAGCTCAACGCCCTGCCGGGCCTGGGCATCCACGACCTGATGCGCCTGCCCATCGCCCAGGTCCAGCAGTTTTTCGCCGATATTCATTTTGGCACAGCGCTCGACGCTGCCGTCGACCTGCTCCTCGGCGAGGTTCGAACCCGCCTGAAATTCCTGTGCGACGTGGGCCTGGGCTATCTGTCGCTGGATCGCCAGAGCCGAACTCTTTCGGGTGGAGAAGTGCAGCGCATCAACCTGACGACCGCCCTGGGCACTTCACTGGTCAATACCCTGTTCGTGCTGGACGAACCCTCCATCGGCCTGCACCCGCGCGATATGCACAGGGTCGTGGAAGTCATGCATCGCCTGCGCGCCAACGGCAATACCCTGGTGGTCGTCGAACACGATCCGCAAGTCATGATTGCCGCCGACCGCATCCTCGACATAGGCCCAGGGCCCGGCGAACGCGGCGGCCAGATTGTCTTCGACGGCACGCCCGATCAATTGCGCAACGCGGACACGCTCACCGGAAACTATCTGGGAAGCCGCCTGCGTGTCGAAGCGCCTCGCCCCATGCCCGTCGCCGCCAACACGCCCAGGCTGGTGCTCGATGGCGTAAACGCCAACAATCTCAAGCAGGTAACGATCGAAATCCCGCTGGGCCGGCTGGTCTGCGTCACCGGAGTGTCGGGCTCGGGCAAATCGACCCTGATCCAGGATGTGCTGTACCCCGCCATCCTCAAGCACATGGGCAAGCCGACCGAGCCGCCCGGCGCTTACGCCCACCTGCTCGGCGTCGAGCAAATCGCCGACGTCGTCATGGTCAATCAAACACCCATAGGCAAGACGGCACGATCGAATCCGGCCAGCTACGTGGGTGCCTTCGACGCCATACGCAAGCTGTTCGCCCAGGCCGCCGTGTCCAAAGAGCGCGGCTACACGCCCGGCACCTTCAGCTTCAACAGCGGCGACGGGCGCTGCCCCACTTGCGGCGGCACCGGCTTCGAACATGTGGAAATGCAGTTCCTCTCCGACGTCTACCTGCGCTGTCCCGACTGCGACGGCAAGCGGTTTCGCCCGGAAATCCTGGAAGTGCGCGTCGAACACCTCGGCCGCAGCGCTTCCATCGACCAGGTGCTCGAAATGACCGTGCACGAAGCGCTGGAGTTTTTCAGCGGCCTGCGCGATGTGCAAACGGGGCTGGCGCCGCTGGCCGATGTCGGCCTGGAATATGTGCGCCTGGGCCAGCCGGTTCCCACCCTGTCGGGCGGAGAGGCCCAACGGCTCAAGCTGGCGGGCCACCTGGCGGCTGCCGCACGCAGTGGAATCTCCTCGGCCAAGGTGGCCAAGAAAGGCAGCCTGTTCCTGTTCGACGAACCCACTACCGGCCTGCACTTCGACGATGTCGCGCGGCTCATGCGGGCGTTCCGCAAGCTCCTGGCGGCCGGGCATTCGCTGCTGGTCATCGAGCACAACCTGGACGTCATCCGGGCCGCGGACTGGCTGATCGACCTGGGTCCCGAAGGCGGCGATGCCGGCGGCCAGGTCGTGGGGTTCGGAACTCCCGGCGATTTGACGGGCAATGCGCTGTCGCACACCGGCCGGGCCCTGCTGGCCTACACCAGCGCCATTGTGTACGAGGAAGAATCGCAGCGCGCCAAGGCGCTTGCCGAGCCGCAAGCCGCCTATGGCGACGGCAAGGGTACTCCGCTGCAAAGCCTGGTCGGCCGGCGCGGACGACGCAGCATCGATATCCTGAACGCGCGCGAACATAATCTGAAAGGAATCAATGTCTCGATCCCGCACGACACCTTCACTGTGATCACGGGCGTATCGGGCTCCGGCAAATCCACATTGGCCTTCGACATTCTGTTCAACGAAGGGCAGCGACGCTATCTGGAATCCCTCAATGCCTATGCCCGGGCCATAGTCCAGCCGGCCGGCAAGCCGGATGTCGACGCCATCTACGGTATTCCGCCCACAGTCGCCATAGAACAGCGCACCAGCCGCGGAGGCCGCAAATCGACCGTGGCGACCATGACGGAAATCCATCATTTCCTGCGCCTGCTCTACGTCAAGCTGGGCACACAGATGTGCCCGACCTGCCACGTTCCGGTCGAACCGCAAAAGCCCGAGCAAATCGTGGCCCAGCTGCTGCGCGACCACAAAGGCCAGCACCTGGGCATACTGGCGCCCCTGGTCGTGGCGCGCAAAGGCTATTACACCGAGTTGGCCAAATGGGCGTCCGGCAAAGGGCATTCCCACTTGCGTGTCGATGGCGAATTCATACCCGTCGCGCCCTGGCCGCGCCTGGACCGCTACAAGGAACACACCATCGAGCTGCCGGTTGCCGACCTGCTGATCGACCCGGCCCAGGAGCCGGCGCTGCGCGAAGCCATACGCAGTGCGCTCGAGCATGGACATGGCAGCCTGAGCGTGCTGCTCGATCTCACCCGGGATACGCCCGCGCCGCTTGCCGACCGCCGCGCGGCGGGCCTGAACGGCGGCGGCAGCCAATTGCATTTTTCGGTCAAGCGCGCCTGCCCGAGCTGCGGCACCAGCTACCCCGAGCCCGACCCCCGCCTGTTCTCCTACAATTCCAAGCACGGATGGTGCACTGGCTGCTTCGGCACCGGGTTGCAACTGAGCGGCTTCGACGCCGAGCAGACGGGCGAGGAAACCGCCTGGAACGCCTGGTACGAAGGCGAAACCGAAACCTGCCAAAGCTGCAATGGCGAGCGCCTCAATCCACTGGCGCGGGCCTTCCGCTGGCACGACCGCTCCATCGCCGAACTGGCCGCGCTGCCGGTCTCCGACGCCCAGACCTTTTTCACCGGCCTGGTCAGTCACGGACGCGAAGCCGAGATCGCACGCGATATCCTTACCGAAATCCGCGGACGGCTCAATTTCATGCAGGAAGTCGGGCTGGGCTATCTGGCGCTGGATCGCGCCGCGCCCACCCTCTCGGGCGGAGAAGCGCAACGCATCCGCCTGGCCGCGCAACTGGGCTCCAATCTGCAGGGCGTATGCTATGTGCTGGACGAGCCGACCATAGGCCTGCATTCGCGCGACAACCAGATCCTGCTGAACGCCCTGGCCAGGCTGGAGGGCAACGGCAATACTCTGGTGGTCGTCGAACATGATGAAGACACCATACGCCGCGCCTCGCACATCATCGACATCGGACCCGGCGCGGGCGTCCGCGGCGGCAGGGTCGTGGCGCAAGGCACCGCACAAGACCTGATCGACAATCCCGAATCGATCACCGGCCGATACCTGAAGCACCCTCTGCATCATCCGCTGCAGGCCCGGCGGGCGGTGGACAGGCAGACACCCATGCTGGAGATCGTCGGCGCCCACCTGCACAATCTGCATAATGTGCGGGCCCGCATCCCGGTGGGCCGTTTGAGTGCAATCACCGGCGTATCCGGGTCAGGCAAATCCACCCTGGCGCGCGAGGTGCTGCTCGAGAATCTTGCCCACGCCGTGTCCCTGCGCAAAGCGCCGACGTGGCAAGGCTGCACCGGCATCACCGGCTGGGAGCAGATCGACCGGGTGCTTGAAGTCGACCAGACTCCTATAGGGAAGACACCGCGCTCGTGCCCGGCCACTTACGTCGGCTTCTGGAACGATGTGCGCAAACTATTTGCCGATACGCGCGAGGCGCGCATACGCGGCTGGAGCACAGCTCGTTTTTCCTTCAATACCGGCGAAGGACGCTGCCCGATCTGCGAGGGTCAAGGCCTGCGGACCCTGGAAATGAGCTTCCTGCCCGATGTCAAGGTACCTTGCGATGCCTGCGGCGGCGAGCGATTCAATCGCGATACGCTCAATGTCACGCTACGCGAGAAAAGCGCCGGAGAAGTCCTCAAGCTCGAAGTCGACGAAGCGATCGGCTATTTTGCGGCTCACCCCAAAATCGCGCGCCCCTTGCAATTGATGCAGGACGTCGGGCTGGGCTACCTGACGCTGGGCCAGCCCTCGCCTACCCTGTCGGGCGGAGAGGCTCAGCGCATCAAGCTGGTGACCGAACTCGTCAAGGCGCATCTTACCGAAGGCGTCATCAAGACCGGGCGCGCCTCGCGGATTCCGCACACGCTGTATGTGCTGGACGAACCGACGGTGGGCCTGTCCATGGCAGATGTGGAAAAGCTCATACACGTGCTGCACCGGCTGGTCGACGCCGGCAACACAGTCGTCGTGATCGAACACAACCTGGATGTAATCGCCGAAGCCGACTGGGTACTGGATATGGGCCCCGAGGGTGGAAACGGCGGAGGCCGTGTCGTGGCGGAAGGCTCGCCGGAACAGGTCATTGCACGCAAACAGACGTCACACACTGGCGCCGTGCTCGACACATTCATGGAAGCCGCCCGCTGA